From the genome of Eucalyptus grandis isolate ANBG69807.140 chromosome 2, ASM1654582v1, whole genome shotgun sequence, one region includes:
- the LOC104444454 gene encoding LOW QUALITY PROTEIN: putative expansin-B2 (The sequence of the model RefSeq protein was modified relative to this genomic sequence to represent the inferred CDS: inserted 1 base in 1 codon) codes for MALLQSPSIRFPLVLLLSLLINSSHCFNPKSLNISRVQSNGDWSPAGATWYGXPNGAGSDGGACGYGSGVDQAPFSSMVSAGGPSLFKSGKGCGACYQVKCTENAACSGNPVTVVITDECPGGPCVAESAHFDLSGTAFGAMASSGKADELRNAGVLQIQYQKVKCNFPGAKVAFHVDSGSNPNYFAALIEYEDGDGELGAVNLKQALDSDSWLPMQQSWGAVWKLDGAGQLRAPFSIKLTSLDSGKTLVANNVIPAGWQPGQTYRSVVNFAV; via the exons ATGGCGCTCCTTCAATCTCCATCGATTCGCTTCCCTCTCgtccttctcctttctctcctcATAAACTCGTCTCACTGCTTCAACCCCAAATCGCTTAACATCTCGAGAGTTCAGTCCAACGGTGATTGGTCGCCGGCAGGTGCGACGTGGTACG GTCCCAACGGCGCTGGAAGCGATG GTGGCGCATGTGGGTATGGGAGTGGGGTCGACCAAGCTCCATTCTCTTCAATGGTGTCCGCAGGAGGGCCTTCTCTTTTCAAATCAGGCAAAGGATGTGGAGCTTGTTACCAG GTGAAATGCACTGAAAACGCAGCTTGTTCCGGGAACCCGGTGACGGTCGTTATAACTGATGAATGCCCTGGTGGCCCTTGTGTCGCTGAATCTGCTCACTTCGATTTGAGCGGCACGGCTTTTGGAGCCATGGCGAGCTCCGGCAAGGCCGATGAACTTCGCAACGCTGGGGTGCTGCAAATTCAATACCAAAA AGTAAAGTGCAATTTCCCCGGCGCGAAGGTGGCATTCCACGTTGACTCCGGCTCGAACCCCAACTATTTCGCTGCGCTAATTGAGTACGAGGATGGGGATGGCGAGCTCGGCGCCGTCAACCTGAAGCAGGCTCTAGACTCTGACTCTTGGCTTCCGATGCAACAGTCGTGGGGCGCGGTTTGGAAGTTGGATGGCGCAGGCCAGCTGCGCGCCCCATTCTCGATCAAGCTCACCTCTCTTGACTCCGGCAAGACCCTGGTTGCCAACAACGTGATCCCCGCTGGGTGGCAGCCCGGACAGACGTATCGGTCGGTCGTCAACTTTGCTGTCTAA